In the Gossypium arboreum isolate Shixiya-1 chromosome 10, ASM2569848v2, whole genome shotgun sequence genome, one interval contains:
- the LOC108465380 gene encoding putative lipid-binding protein AIR1: MASNVKASTALVLSLNLLFFSFVSSHNVENPVYIHPGDVYHNGRITHGHPGTCNPLNLGVCVGLLGLVDVNLGNVPTEPCCSVIEGLVDLEAAVCLCTAVRANMLGIPIDLPISLSVLLNKCGREVATEYICST, from the coding sequence ATGGCTTCTAATGTTAAAGCATCAACTGCTCTTGTTCTTTCTCTtaaccttctttttttttcttttgtaagCTCTCACAATGTCGAAAACCCCGTTTATATTCATCCCGGAGATGTGTACCATAATGGCAGAATCACTCATGGTCATCCCGGTACATGCAATCCCCTAAATCTCGGAGTATGCGTTGGCCTGTTGGGTTTGGTGGATGTTAATCTCGGAAACGTACCTACAGAACCATGTTGCAGTGTGATTGAAGGATTGGTCGATCTTGAAGCTGCAGTTTGCCTTTGCACTGCTGTTAGAGCCAATATGTTGGGCATTCCCATCGACCTTCCTATTTCATTGAGCGTCTTACTCAATAAATGTGGAAGAGAAGTAGCTACGGAATACATTTGCAGCACTTAA